Within the Diceros bicornis minor isolate mBicDic1 chromosome 27, mDicBic1.mat.cur, whole genome shotgun sequence genome, the region TTCAGAGGGCTGTCAGGTTCAGTCACTGTGCCGATCTTGATTGCCTGCAGCAAAGGCAACTAGTCTAACAAGTGCCTTCCCTTCGGTCCATTCCCATTCATATCGGGTAGGGTTGGGTTGCATAGGTCCAGAACTAGTGGGCTATCTCGACCACTAGGCAATACTGCTGCATTCACTGTCACTCCAGTTTTGCCAGATGGGGTGAAGGCACAATCCACTTCATCAGGCCCTTAGGAATTCTGACATGAAGATTTAAAGCTATAGTTACAAGTTCTTGCTTAGGGATTATTCCTGCTCCCCATATCTGCAGTTGCAGCCCTGGTGTCAGGACTACTGTGTCaggtaggaaaaaagaaagttgacGTGATGTGGGGAAGAATCATACAGTCACCCCAGCCCTTCTTCCCCAGATCCCACTGGCAAAACAGAAGAATCTATCTTGTGGGGAATCTCTCTTGGCTCCCCTCATGTTGAGTGTGAGCACATGCTCATCGATGTGTGTAAGCCAGCTGTTCATACCTTTATCTCCTCATGCTTGAGACAACCAGTGTTTCAATTGCCCATTCCAATTCTCTATCAAACCTACTGCTCTGAGGATAAAAGTGTGTTACTTGGTCTGCATAGATGTAATCTGTCAGTCTAAATTGGTACGGTATCTTCTGTTCCAGTCCTGCTATACTACTTGAACATTTGCATCTACTTCTGGGTATGCAAAGCCTGGTCCGGAGATAGTGTCTCCTTTTGTCAGGACCCATTTGTAGCCTCTCAGGGCTATTACCTTCAACTCGACTTGCCAGCTATGTGCAGGGCCTTCCCCTTGGGGGAATCTCTCTCATAACCATCTTCAGTCTTTGTCTCTCTTGCTGGCCGATAGAATGGTTGTTGGCATTTTGTGCTTCACAGAGTGTAAGAGTCATGTTGACAATTATCGCATTGCTTACTGCAGCTCCCCATTTCCACCTATCTCATGGACCAAGGTGGCCACTTCAAGGAAACATACCAGGATATCCACTTGCTGGTTCCAATACCCTTCCAGTTCTGGAAGTGGTCCTTCTGATTGGCATTGACTGACTTGTCCGACTTTAATTTCCCTCTAAATTCCTATAGTTGTTTCCATAGGGCCATGCCCTATATGAGCATCCCTTTAATTGTTCTGTTTTCCACTGCCCCTCTCCGTCACTATATGCCAGGCCATTAGTCActgttcctgagtggataaaaacCCAAACATAGAGAAAACAGCATGCAGTTCAACCCACTGAGCTGATTTGCTTTTACCTTCCTCCATCAGAGTGGCAGCCTTCCAAAGCAGATGCTGTCCATTCACCTAGGAGCTGCCATCCATAAACCAGGCAGCTCTTTGTTGGTCCAGAGAAACCTGATCATAGAGCACTGCCCAAGTGACCATAAGATCCTCAGGTGGTCCCAAAGGCAGCCTTTGACACTAATGAGTACCTCCTTACATTCGCCTTAGCATGTTCCTGTATaaaccattttcattttcttatggaACTTCTGGGCAGTACCCTCCCCATTAAAACATTTCTCTGAGATCATCCGAGACATGGGTAAAACAAGCTTCAAGATTATATTATGTCCTTCACTCATAGAGGCAGTCTTACCTAATGCTCATAGCAAACTGGTAATTGTCTCTCATATGGAAGTTTTGTCATCCAAAATCCCAGCGAATTTGGTATTCATTATTCTTGTGCATCCCTTTCTACATAACGATTTCTGTTATATTTTAGGCAGAGTGGTTAATGTGTCTAGCACTGAGAGTCTCAGAGCTCTTAAAAACTGCAGCCCAAAACTGCAGGAGAAGTTTAGAAGTGAGACCATCACGGAGGAGGAGCTGGTGGGGCTCATGAATAAGTTTGTGGAGGATACGAAGAATGGCATGCACATAAAGGAAGGCTGGCCTAACACCGTGTATGGAGTGACGAAAATTGGCATCACCGTCCTGTCCAGAATCCATGCCAGGAAACTgagtgaggagaggagaggggacaaGATCCTCCTGAATGCCTGCTGCCCAGGGTGGGTGAGAACCGACATGGCAGGACCAAGAGCCACCAAAAGCCCAGAAGAAGGAGCAGAGACCCCCGTGTACTTGGCCCTTTTGCCCGCAGATGCTGAGGGGCCTCATGGAGAGTTTGTTACGGAGAAGAAAGTAGAACAATGGTGAGTTCAACTCATAGCTCCCGCGGGCCCCATTATACTACGTGCCCTGATTTGATCAAAATGGCACACTGGCAAAAATATCCCTAtccaaaagtaaaaaaagaagaggaagaatcaaAATATCCCTATTGAGCACTCATTTTGACTTGGCTACCAATTCTGCGAAGTCTTTGGTGATTTCCTCTGTGCTATAGGGGGAGAAAAAATAGAATCAATGACAATGAATGAAAATCAATAGATGAATAAATGGTTCTTTATAAATGTGCTTTTGTGCAGATTATTTACATGCCAACCTGCTCAGAAATCTCATAGACCTAAAAGTTAGGTCAACAGAAGGACAGTACaagccaggggtcagcaaacattatagaaacagacagtaactacatattttcagctttgcggGACACGCGGTCTGCGGGAGCTACGCAGATCTGCTGAGGTAGCATCAAAGTAGCTGTAGACGAACCACAAACCAATGAGTGTGATGGGGTTTTGGCTGCCAGCTTTAGTTTACCAGCCTCTAGTATAACATGGACAACACCATGAAGGGAACACATCTGGTATGGTCTCTGTAACACCAAACTCACTGGAAAAATACGATTGCAAAGTGTGAACCCCGAGCAGGTACTCAAGATACATCCATAAGAGAATCTGAGCCAGTGGGGGATATTCAATGTGGATTCTGTGTTAGTGGACATGAGAGAGTTACTGTCAAATCTCTTCAATGCgaaaatgtgtttttatataGGGAGGAAGTGTGATAAGGTCTGCAATGTTAACACAGTTGAGCAAAATGTATATGAAAGATGAAcacaaaaatatagtaaaatattcaTAATTGTTCAATCTAGTCTGGTGGAtctatggaatatatatatatatatgggatatattctttcaacttttctgtttgAAAGCTTTCAAGACAAACATCTGGAAacaaaatcctggctctgtcacctcactctgtgactttgagcaaaaCACTGCATTGTACTGTATCTCAGTACCTCAACTGTGAAACGGGGACAGTAGGCAGAGGATTGCTGTGAAGATTGAATGTCCTGATACAGGTGAAAATGTTGAAAACACAATAAAAGTGCTAAGGGTCTGCTATCATGAGTCCCTGTGACTGGGACCTGACACCACCCAGGGCAGTGATGAGAAGCTTCTTACTGCCCAACACCATCCTGCCTCCCAGTGGGCCTCAGTGAACGTCCACCACATTCCCTCCCTTCACAGAAGCACTGCATGTGGTAAAGATGCCTCTACCACATCATGATTATTCATCCTTCTTCACCAGTGATTTTCAGGCTTACAGACATGAAAAGGGATAACCCCTGAAAGCAAGTGTAGAGCCCTTATTTTAAAGTGAGGTTTACATTACAAATTTCTCCTTTTGACAGGGCTAATTTCCTCCCTGTTATTTTGTTTCTGTGAACCAACACCAGAGGACAATGTCTAGGTGGAGACCACGGCCTCTCAACTGTTTGGAAATGTATACTTGAAATTCCAAAGATGTTTTTCTCCCTAATACCTTAAAAATAACACCTAACTACACATACCACTTATTatctgtgaccttgaacaataCCAAAATGTAGACACTTGTGGCAAACAGTAATTATGTAACCATTAAGTAAAACACTGCAGGTAATGTCTTGACACACAATGAGAGCTTCATAAAATATTCCCTCCCACTTGGGGGCTCACTGGGAAGCACAGAGCAAGGTACCCTGCCCACACTGAAAGTCTAATCACAGGACCTAAGTCTCTAATTCCCTTTCTTGAGTTTCTGTAAGAAAGCGAGAGGATCGATGTCATCAGAAGCAGTTACCTTAAGTAATTTCACTGCATGTTAGGAAAAAGCAACCCTTCCAATTCTGCATGGATGATGGGCCCAAGTCCAAGGCAATTACTCTGcactcctttttctccttttggaaTTCTCTCAAAATAGTTTCTTTAGTTCAACTGTCATGAATCTCTGGTTCCCTATTGACCCATCACCATCCAGTTTTGCTTTGGGGAGGCACACCTCTCTATCCTGCAATGGAGGATTGCAGGCTTGGCTCAGAGGTGGGGTCAAAAGACAACTGTATCCTGTTTTGGCCCAGGTGCAGCACAGAGAAGGGACGGATACAGAAGTGGAGGTATTAGGAAACCTTCTGGAATATTCGGCAcctcctgggagggagggacagaggtggGGCCTCCTTTTCAGGAAATCACAGCACTGGTCCCAGAACTCACTTCTGTGCAGCCTCTCAGACTGTGGCCAGGCCTACCCGGTGAGTGTCCCTGTGGCCCATAGCCCTGTCTGCTCTCCATGCAAGTGCTCCGCGTGCCCCCTACCCAACCATGTCCTGCACGCATGTGGCTCTGGTGACCGGGGCCAACAAGGGCATAGGCTTTGCTATCACGCGTGACCTGTGCTGGCAGTTCTCAGGGGAGGTGCTGCTCACGGCGCGGGACACCTCGCAGGGCCAGACGGCCGTGCAGCAGCTGCAGGCCCAGGGCCTGAGCCCGCGCTTCCATCAGCTGGACATCAACCACAGGCAGAGCATCCGGACCCTGCGTGACTTCTTGCACAAGGAGTACAGGGGTCCTGACCTGCTGGTCAACAACGCGGGTATCGCCCACATGAGTAAGTGGATATGAGCTGGAAGGGGAGGCGGCCTCCATGAGGATGTCCAGGAATGATTGGTGGGGGTCTGAAATGCTGCTGGGGGGCCCTTAGCTCCTAGCTGATCTAGAACAGACTCCTGAGGGAAACAGGTCAGACTGGAGGCTACAGGGAGAGCAGAATCCTCTGAGACTTGCAAGTCTTCCCAGCAGAGGGCCTTTGCATTACCATGGAACAGACTCTTAGGGATCTCCTCCAGCTTTTCACAGTTTCTCTTGGATTGGATTTAGAGCAATTCAGTCACTTTTTAActtatttagaaaaaaacaagaaattgtAAGAATGGTACACAGAGATTTGAGTCTGCCCCCTTCACTTAGCTCCCCTAATGGTGCTGTCTTATGACACTAAACAGTATGAACAGGCCAGGAAATTGGAATTGGTATTGGCACAATATTCTTAACTAAACAAGCCATTACTTGCAATTCACCAGATTTTAcatgtaaaaaacaaaattgcATCATCTTGGATTTTTACCACAAGTACTACTTAATTTATtaactttgttttctctctcccctAAAAGTTCATGATTCCACACCAATTCATATTCAGGCAGAAGTGATAATGAAAACAAACTTTTTTGGTACCCGAGATGTCTGCACGGAGCTACTGCCTCTCATAAAACCCCAAGGTGAGTCTGATGAGGAGCCCAAGCTGCAGTGTTTCTCACATGATCttgttaccgcacaaagggcacTATCTGCTCGCCGCGAGACAAAAGCcgatcgtcaagaggcaagatggtggaaaagaaagggcagtttattacagcttgctagcaagagggaagatggctgactaacgtCTCAAAGAGGCAtgttacagaacaaagactacaggccagttatatagagggctggtctccaagtgggggaggcatctggtccccgggtgggggcatccatctgattactgagtggaggcatccatctggtcttagttcctggcagtcctTTGTTTTACCTggtatgcatcagagactggagcaacaccctataccctgatctctCAGTCGTCATTGacgatggctatcagcatagactctctgcctgggaGTCAtcgcattcctaaggaactcaaaagaagaaagttatcaacttatagcagctgggaggggccataaagtccagagttagttataggtcattccaagtcacaatatggattcccctctacaatatggcttcacTTATGTCAACTTTGTATTGAGCCGGCATCAATCTGGCCCTCCCTGCCTCTGAGCTCATCTACAAGCCCCTGCTACCTCTCCCTGCTCAGCTCACTGGACTCCCTGTTGTGTCTCCACTGGGCCaggtgcccgtcttcctcaggCTCTGTACCCAATGTCCAGCTGTCATTGGTGCTCTCTGTCCCGCTGGTCATTGCACAACTGGCTCTTTCTTATCTTTCAGGACTTCCTTCAAAAGTCCTCAAAGTGGGGCTTTACTTGCTCTGTGCCCTCACACACGAGTTCCTTGAGCATTCCATCCTGGACCctcattcctccctctccctctctcagacTGATCTTATTCAGGCTAGTGGAGGCTTCACTACCCCCAATTCATTAGGTCCTCCTCAAATCTTTCACCTGTTTAGAACATTTCCAAAGTTCCAGAAACACATATTTGTCTTCTTGCCTCTCCATATCTTCCTGAcgaactcccttcctcccctgaATTCTCACATccaaaacaaacattttaaaaatgcacttgTCCTTTCCCCAAATCATCTTGGTCACTGATCCCCCCATCCAGCCACCAGGATCATGGAGGTCACCATGCCTGCCCCCTTAATATCATTTACCTAGTCCTACGAGTGGTCTTACTCAGTTTTTCCCCAAGCCTTCTCTTCCATCTCAGCTCTACAACAGACCCTCAGCTGTCATTGCTGGACAATTGCAAACCCTCCTAAGGGACCTCCCATTGTAAGTCTTTTCGCACTGGACATTCCCTGTACTCTCTGCATGCTCACTCCCCTCCTGAAAATCATTCAGGAGCAAAGTCCAAGCCCTTAGCAAGGCTTGTAGGGATCTCTGCAATCTGAACTTCCTAATGCCAGGCTAATTTTAACTCCCTTTCAATATGCTCTGTTCAGGACAAAACAAACTATCGTATTTCTGTAGCTGTAAACTCCTGTAATACTTATCCGAAGGCGATGGGATGGAGGGAGCACGCATTAAACAGACCAATTAAGACAAGCAGATACTTTTAGAAGGATTGAGAGGTGTGGCTTGGAATTGAGTCCCATGCCCATAAAATTTACTCACAATTCTGCCTGTTTCCCTGTCCTCTCCTCCAGGAAAGTTCTGCTACTTCTTCTAACACTTGGTTCACTAGGGTCTCAAAGCTATTTTGCAGTCACCTGACCGCTTCACTCACCGCAACACCTGAGGGCAGCAATGGGGTTCCTTGTGCCACAACCACACATTCTACAGGTATTCACCTTAGAGTCATACTGATGTAATCTGGATGGGCATTTTTCTTACTTAACTGAGCTGTGTTAGTTCTTGCTGTGTCTGTGCTTGGTCCAGAAGGAGGAATGGGTACACTCACAGATGTGCTAAGACAGGCTCTATGCAAACAACTGATCTTCCCTCACCAAAGCTACAGTTGATAGAAATATACATACATGCTATATTCTCACTATGAGAGCAAGGTGTTCTTGCCCTTTGAAATAGGAGTGTCTTCCATTATTTGGGGGGAAAGGCAGCCACAGTGGTTCACGTTATCATGACTTTATTCTAccctctttggggagaaaatctgAGACAAGTCCTAGCTAGGGTAACCAAAAGTAAATGCTGGCCCACCCCTCCCTTATCTCTGATCCTAGGATATGGAGAAACAATCTGGAACGGTTTCCACAGAATCTCTATGGGAAGCAGGAAACATCCAAAAAGGGAAAGTGCAGTTTGTTTTGGcatggaaggagaaaaagaaagagtattGTGAACTTAAGGATTACTGAGCAATAGtaggtgtggatttcttttcatttttaatcctTTCCTTAAGGAGTTGTTCAGAAATACTCTAGACACACTAAGGATAAGAACCCACTCTGCCCATGTGCCCACCACTGAGCTTCACTAATCAATCAGTGTCAATACCATTAAAATCACTTCACCCCTTCCCTTCTCATGTCCCCAGTCTTCCCCAAGGTAAGCATCAACCTGAATTTGAAGAATGCTCTCTTTAATGTTGATAGGCTGttatctgatttttctctttaagttataatatatagttattttgaaaagatattaAGGGAAAACCGTCTCTGAGGAATGCAGCAAACACTTGAAATCTGGACGCTCTTCTTCATCACATATTAGCTTGAAGAGTCCTAGGAGGAAGTAAATGCCCTGGGTAAGGCTACACTTATCTAGCAAACCTTTAAAGAAGGTGTGATCAACCTTGATTTAAACAGGTACCACTGTTCAACATCCCAGATTCTGAAAAATCACTAGAGGAAGTTGGGGGGCAAATTACTGTACTAAAAGTATCTTCCACCTCTGACATTTTTTGGTTCTAGAAAGGATAGGTGGATGGACATTTCTTGATGTGATATGCTAGGAATTTTAGATATTGTCCCATTAAGAACATGGAGGCATAACGAAACTCAAGGTCACGTGCATAGCTGGGTGCAGAACTAAGTCATGTGGCATCCCAGCTAACTGTTCTTCCTACTACTTCGTGGTCCTCAAATATTTTCTGCTGAGGATACTGCTTTTCAAGGGAAGCTGTACCCAGGCAGGCCAGAGcgacatattagaaaagaagactcAGCTTGAGTGGGGCCAATGTCTTCCTCAGCACAGGGCCCCCAGGGCACCTCAGGGAAACCCAAAGGGCTGCAGGAGACACAGTTTAAAAACCCTGCACTGTTTCATGAAAACTCCTTATTAATCCAGAGACTTAACATCAGGTACTCTTGGAATTAGAGACAAATGACCTCATGTGATAAATGTGAAATCCTAAAAGGTCCAGACAATGAGATGTGCACTTAATACCTCTGAATATACAATTAGAATCAAAATGCTTTTGAAGTTTGTTACTAGAGATGACATGATGACTAACAAATCCCTTGTTGTGCAGATGACTTTAGCTCTGGTTTTCAATGGTGAGAGTTTGCAGAGTGAAAAATAGATTCCGAGGCAGAGCCATTCAGGAACACACATCCCACAGAGAGTTCTTGAGCTGCTATTGTGTCTTAAGGGTACATGGGGACACGGTCTATCTGCTTCTGTTTATCTATGCCTTGAGGGAAAATATGGCATCCTTAAAGGAAATTCCTGGTCAGATATAGATAATGTCCTGGGTAAATTGTAACCCTGATACACACCCCAGCCCCACTAGCGAAAGAGTCCTTTCTTAGATGGGTGACATACTTTTCTCAATGATGTCAAGTGAGTATTAAAGGGCCactgtttcacacacacacacacacacacagacactcctAGCACAAGAAGTGTGGGCCATTAACACCTCTTAGAGGATTAGCTGTGGCATTCCGGTGCAGTGTCCCTGAAAGCCATGAGTCCACTTTGGAGATGAAACACTTGGATCAGAGTCTTTGCTGTGTAACCTCCAACAAGTGCTTACTGCTTCCTGCCTGTGTGTTTCCTGTCCTGAGTTGTCAGACCAGAAGATCTACAGTCTCACCCGGCTCTGAGGgagaggcacccaggcagctgcCACCTCTTGGGGATTGGTCAGTGGGCGGGACTGGCATGGTGAAGAGGGACTGGGATGCAGCACCCACGTTAGGTATTTACCTACAAAGAGCTTAGGACTCCCCAGTCAGGCTTCCCCACTATGCACAGCTCAGTACTTTCCCAGCTGCTTCTCGACTTTCTGAGAcagaaaatacaat harbors:
- the LOC131392853 gene encoding carbonyl reductase [NADPH] 1 isoform X2, with translation MSSYPRVALVTGANKGIGFAIARDLCRQFSGDVVLTARDTARGRAAVQQLQAEGLSPRFHQLDIDDLQSIRALRDFLRKEYGGLDVLVNNAGIAFKIHDSTPFHIQAEVTMKTNFFGTRDVCTELLPLIKPQGRVVNVSSTESLRALKNCSPKLQEKFRSETITEEELVGLMNKFVEDTKNGMHIKEGWPNTVYGVTKIGITVLSRIHARKLSEERRGDKILLNACCPGWVRTDMAGPRATKSPEEGAETPVYLALLPADAEGPHGEFVTEKKVEQW